From a region of the Streptacidiphilus albus JL83 genome:
- the leuC gene encoding 3-isopropylmalate dehydratase large subunit has translation MGRTLAEKVWDDHVVRRAEGEPDLLFIDLHLLHEVTSPQAFDGLRLAGRKVRRTDLTIATEDHNTPTLDIDKPIADPVSRLQLETLRANCAEFGVRLHSLGDVEQGVVHVVGPQLGLTQPGTTVVCGDSHTSTHGAFGALAFGIGTSQVEHVLATQTLPLAPFRTMAITVEGELPEGVTAKDLILAVITRIGTGGGQGYVLEYRGSAIRGLSMEARMTVCNMSIEAGARAGMIAPDDTTFAYLEGRDHAPKGEDWDAAVAYWKTLVTDEDAVFDAEVFIDASELTPFVTWGTNPGQGAPLGADVPDPASFEDPSARVAAENALKYMGLTAGTPLREVAVDAVFVGSCTNGRIEDLRAAAAILDGRQVADGVRMLVVPGSVRVALQAIEEGLDKVFTAAGAEWRHAGCSMCLGMNPDQLAPGERCASTSNRNFEGRQGKGGRTHLVSPQVAAATAVLGHLASPSDLSDARTTVEV, from the coding sequence ATGGGACGCACACTCGCGGAGAAGGTCTGGGACGACCATGTCGTCAGGCGCGCGGAGGGCGAGCCTGACCTTCTCTTCATCGACCTGCACCTGCTCCACGAGGTCACCAGCCCGCAGGCCTTCGACGGGCTGCGGCTGGCCGGACGCAAGGTCCGCCGGACCGATCTGACGATCGCGACCGAGGACCACAACACCCCGACCCTGGACATCGACAAGCCGATCGCGGACCCGGTCTCCCGGCTCCAGTTGGAGACCCTGCGGGCCAACTGCGCCGAGTTCGGCGTCCGGCTGCACTCGCTGGGCGATGTCGAGCAGGGCGTCGTCCACGTGGTGGGACCGCAGCTGGGGCTGACCCAGCCCGGCACCACGGTCGTCTGCGGCGACTCCCACACCTCGACCCACGGCGCCTTCGGCGCACTGGCGTTCGGCATCGGCACCAGCCAGGTCGAGCACGTGCTGGCCACCCAGACGCTGCCGCTGGCCCCGTTCCGGACCATGGCGATCACGGTCGAGGGCGAGCTCCCGGAGGGCGTCACCGCCAAGGACCTGATCCTGGCCGTGATCACCCGGATCGGCACCGGCGGCGGCCAGGGCTACGTCCTGGAGTACCGCGGCTCGGCCATCCGCGGCCTCTCCATGGAGGCCCGGATGACCGTCTGCAACATGTCGATCGAGGCCGGCGCCCGGGCCGGCATGATCGCCCCCGACGACACCACCTTCGCCTACCTGGAGGGCCGCGACCACGCGCCCAAGGGCGAGGACTGGGACGCCGCCGTGGCCTACTGGAAGACCCTGGTCACCGACGAGGACGCGGTCTTTGACGCCGAGGTCTTCATCGACGCCAGTGAGCTCACCCCCTTCGTCACCTGGGGCACCAACCCCGGCCAGGGCGCCCCGCTGGGCGCCGACGTGCCCGACCCGGCCTCCTTCGAGGACCCGTCCGCGCGCGTCGCCGCCGAGAACGCCCTGAAGTACATGGGCCTGACGGCCGGCACCCCGCTGCGCGAGGTCGCGGTGGACGCGGTCTTCGTCGGCTCCTGCACCAACGGCCGGATCGAGGACCTGCGCGCCGCCGCCGCGATCCTGGACGGCCGCCAGGTCGCCGACGGCGTCCGGATGCTGGTCGTCCCCGGCTCGGTCCGGGTCGCCCTCCAGGCGATCGAGGAGGGCCTGGACAAGGTGTTCACCGCCGCCGGCGCCGAATGGCGGCACGCGGGCTGCTCGATGTGCCTGGGCATGAACCCGGACCAGCTCGCCCCCGGCGAGCGCTGCGCGTCCACCTCCAACCGCAACTTCGAGGGCCGCCAGGGCAAGGGCGGACGCACCCACCTGGTCTCCCCGCAGGTGGCCGCCGCCACCGCGGTCCTGGGCCACCTGGCCTCGCCGTCCGACCTGTCCGACGCCCGTACGACCG